GCTTTCCCTTCTTGCTTGTAGGCACTTAATGGGCGATGCTGTAAGTAATTTATCTGTGAAAGAGCTTAAGCAGCTGGAGAATAGGCTTGAGAGAGGCATTACTAGAATCAGGTCAAAGAAGGTAAAAGATCATACAACTGGAAGCAAATATGTAAAGTTCAgtaacttttaattaatatagttcCAAGGGGCGTTGTGTTGTAGCAAAGGACTTAGATCTGCATAGCaggtcttgagttcgagtcaggacATATacctcttgtaagagcctgggatAGCCGAGATTTTACTTGCTCACCTGGACTCAAAAAATACACTTTCCAGAAAGTGGGGTTTTCtcgaatcaaaaaaaaaaacaaaaggtttaaGTAATATATCATCACCTCTTGGTATGGTCATTATTTGAAATTTGCAGTGGTAGTATTTTAAGCCAGTTTAATCTATATGGATAGGACTTGCTTATGATCTTAATTTCTTGTCTTTGTTGCTTCAACAATTATATCTTTCCATTGTTTTATACATGCATATAGAATTAATCATGTACATCACTGTAATGGCTCTCAAATTTAAGTTCTGCTGTATCACAGTTCTTTATgtccttaattatttttgttcctctACTTGTCTGTTGCAACAGCATGAGTTGCTGCTAGCCGAAATTGAGTACTTGCAGAAAAGGGTAATTTCTAGCTTGCTCTCACTTTGATTTTATACTTTAGGAACCTCTCGTTTGTCTAATTCATGTCCAAATTGATCATTTAAACACCTCTTTTTAGGAGATCGAGCTGGAAAATGAAAGTGTTTGTCTTAGGACCAAGGTAATGAAGAACACCAAATTCTCTTACGTATCAAACGTTGATGAGGCTCTTCTTGATATTTCCATATCCTTAACAAATATAATACCACGCATTTGACTTAAATGGTTATTCTTAATAATCTCAGATAGCAGAAGTTGAGAGGCTTCAACAAGCCAACATGGTGACTGGAGCAGAGCTGAATGCAATCCAGGCATTAGCAGCCTCTCGCAATTTCTTTGCTCCCCATTTGCTTGAGGGTGGAACTGCATACCCACACAACGACAAGAAGATTCTCCATCTTGGGTAATCATCTTTCCATTTTATCTTCTCTTTGTTTTGCATTGCATGTTATCTATTACTGAATGCTGAAGAGGACTAAATGTTCAGTGTTgacttgattatttttatttttttgctttattcatgcaggtaaaaaaagaaatattggaGAACTGTTGTGCAAGtggtattttgatatatatgtaaTTCAATCCAGAAAATAAAGATACTACGATATTATCTGGTAATATTGTGTCATGTGTGCCCTGTTTAAATTGGAATTGATGTTTAAGAGTCCTTAATTACCTGATCATTGTCAGCTGGATTTATTACTGGTTCCTGCTttaatttgtatgtttttttatgaattctaCTAATTAATAAACAGCTAGCTCAATATGAATCACTGCTGAAAGGCTATTGATTATGCTAGTTCTATCTTGTTTTGTTTGAAGGTTTTCTGTTATATAAAACTATCTAGGAAGCTCTTTGAGGGATGATACTGCCACAGAAAAAGTTCAGGTTAATCTCCAATCTTAATACCTGGCTATATCATAGTAATTACACCCTACCAAGATCTAATCCGGGTTAATGAAGTTAAAATGTATTGATTTAAGtcaattaaaataactaaaatttatataaaaaaaaaatcaaattaaagtttaaccACGCTATGAGTTTGCCTATTAAAGCAGGCTAagaaattatttagaaatataattgcgattgttttttaaaatatttttcacttaaaaaatatattaaaattatttttttttattttttaaaaaattatttttattaccagtccatcaaaataatttaaaaataactaaaaaaatttaatttgaaataaaaaataaataaataaaaatcaaattttttaaaaatatttttgaaatataaaaacaaacatagttTAAGTCCTGAAAATAGATCCATTAAACCTGAATTATGACATACTAGACCTAGATCATGATTGAATTCATTATACGAAAACTAATCCAAGAAACCATAACATGGTCTGAGAATCGAAAGCATACGTAAACATAGTTGAACTGTCTGAAAACTCCCTTAACAGCTGACCAAACTGTCTCAAACCTATGAACGAAAACATAGTTGTCTCAAACCAAAAGGTCCAACACACCGTTGATTGGACACATGAAAACCACCGCTTGCCAACCCCGACCAACCCTGAACTTGCCACACAGAATGAGAGCATCTCTTTAAAATATGGCAAAACGATTAGGGATGGCGAGCTAGCAACATCCACCTGCCCCCTGGAAAATGCAGTCACAGACTTGCTAGAGAGTCCTACTTACCCACCTGCTTCTcagatttcaagattttttcaaaGCTTAAGACAGAATTGTTTTCTTGAATGGatctttaatgattttttttactatgtgataaaatattttaaaaaatgtgcaAGAAATTTGACCTCCATGACTACAGGGCCATGAAAACATGAATCCAACCCTATATCTAATGGAGGGTGCTAAACCAAATCCGTTCCAACCCACCTCCATTGCTATTCCCAGGCATGAGCACAAGAAACTCCACAAAGCAAAATCCCACATTCACTAAATGTGCTTTAACCACCATTGATGAAGGCAAAATTAAAATGAGCAGACATTATGAGTAATATTGCTTCACTTGAAACATTGTTAAACACCATTGTAAGCACTTACACTGGGGCACCGTATCATTTCAAGCTTCAAGTACTATTAGACGCATTTGCAGTATGAATACTgcaaaaatcataatataaacaacaaacagaataataataataataataataataataataatctcatcCGTTTTCACCCCATTGGAGATGGTCTCTCACTTGTGTCATAGAATGGCACAGCCTCCCTTATTGCGGAGCTCCTCGTGAGCCTTCTCTAGCCTCTCTCTAAGCATGCGAATTTCTTCGTTTGATTTCCTTTGCTCTAATTGTGCGCTCTCTTCTGCCCGTAATCGTGCAGCTTGCTCTTCTGCCAACCGCCGCTCAAGATTACCCGTTGCCTCTTTAAGCTTCATCTCAACCTGCAAAAATATTAGCATCAATAAGCAATGGATAGTTTCTctaaattttgaaatatatatatatatatatatcgttttgatgtgctgatgtcaaaaataatttttaaaaaataaaaaaaaaatatattattttaatacatatccGAACAAAAaaccactttaaaaaacaaccatgactacactctcaaacaccctccTAGCTATCCATCAAACCACTTCAAAATTTGATCTTCAACAAGAGCACATGGGAAGTCAGTAAAATCAAGGGAATTGAGGAATACCATATCAGTTACTCGTTTCAATTGATCTTCATATTGCCTTCTCATCTGCTCCTGCAACTCTGATATTTCTCCTATAGAAAAATTCCCTTTCAAGGAATCAACCTCTTCTTGTTGACCACGGAAGTTCATTTCCCCTTTCTGTCAAATCAATCAAGTTATTCTCCTAAAacttttacaataaaattatcgAAATTTTAAAACACTCACCTGTATTTCAGCAAATAATTCGTCACTGTATGGTTGACCACCATTTTGTTCTATGACTCTGTTTACAAGGGATAGAAGCTCCTGCACTTGCTCAACTC
This genomic stretch from Populus alba chromosome 19, ASM523922v2, whole genome shotgun sequence harbors:
- the LOC118056622 gene encoding agamous-like MADS-box protein AGL11, with product MGRGKIEIKRIENTTNRQVTFCKRRNGLLKKAYELSVLCDAEVALIVFSSRGRLYEYANNNSIRSTIDRYKKASSDGSNASSITEINAQYYQQESAKLRQQIQMLQNSNRHLMGDAVSNLSVKELKQLENRLERGITRIRSKKHELLLAEIEYLQKREIELENESVCLRTKIAEVERLQQANMVTGAELNAIQALAASRNFFAPHLLEGGTAYPHNDKKILHLG